A part of Colius striatus isolate bColStr4 chromosome 13, bColStr4.1.hap1, whole genome shotgun sequence genomic DNA contains:
- the RBM41 gene encoding RNA-binding protein 41, with product MRRVNSSLSSDELLLEDLETEGERQLKSLLHQQLDTTVSIEQCKSKRRCFAPAAFYKPFGEEAAGALSLSQFQALQETDRQTASLRELGLSDAEILLWKNRDSAGKGSGLGAAPEATQDRLQAIQEKMEERQRILALPQRFAGSKQLSRREMEIENALFQGTDRHSFLRALYHEDDTQKRVTDERDPMVHLESVYQELLSKKLPEDQPTKSDPCLCPSLAPQGPVAEESSLPEQEEQTAQPRSPSLPAAKPHQPPPKHVVIEEPVEFVPEEEICKNRLSEEELRSIPRFSSYQPGEPSKVLYLKNLGPGVRVKDLVSLFARFQRDDSPPIQFRLLSGRMRGQAFLTFPDVQSAQAALLLGNGYNLQGKPLVIHFGKSKGHLSEADSAIPCSSAGEKPLAT from the exons ATGCGGAG GGTCAACAGCAGCCTGTCCAGCGATGAGCTCCTCCTGGAAGACTTGGAGACAGAAGGAGAGAGGCAGCTGAAGAGCCTCCTTCACCAGCAGCTCGATACCACGGTCTCCATTGAGCA ATGCAAGTCAAAGCGAAGATGCTTCGCCCCTGCAGCCTTTTACAAGCCTTttggggaggaggctgcaggagctctgaGCCTGTCTCAGTTCCAGGCCCTGCAGGAGACCGACAGACAGACGGCGTCTCtccgggagctggggctgtcaGACGCAGAGATCCTGCTCTGGAAGAACCGGGACTCAGCAGGGAAG ggctctgggctgggagctgccccaGAGGCCACCCAGGACCGACTCCAGGCCATCCAGGAGAAGATGGAAGAACGTCAGCGCATCCTGGCTCTACCCCAGAGGTTTGCTGGCAGCAAGCAGCTGAGCAGGAGGGAGATGGAGATTGAAAATGCCCTCTTCCAGGGAACAGACCGCCACTCCTTCCTCAGGGCGCTCTACCACGAAG ATGACACTCAGAAGAGGGTAACAGATGAAAGGGATCCCATGGTTCACCTGGAGAGTGTTTACCAAGAGCTGCTGAGCAAGAAGTTACCTGAAGACCAGCCTACCAAGAGTGACCCATGCTTGTGCCCTTCCCTGGCCCCACAGGGGCCTGTGGCTGAGGAGTCATCACTTCCAGAGCAGGAAGAGCAGACAGCACAGCCAAGAAGTCCCAGCCTTCCTGCAGCAAAGCCCCACCAGCCCCCTCCAAAGCACGTGGTTATCGAGGAGCCTGTGGAGTTTGTCCCAGAAGAGGAGATTTGCAAGAACCGTCTGTCAGAGGAGGAGCTCCGGAGCATTCCCAGGTTCTCATCCTACCAGCCTGGGGAGCCCAGCAAG GTGCTGTACTTGAAGAACCTGGGCCCTGGGGTGAGGGTGAAGGACCTCGTGTCCTTGTTTGCTCGGTTCCAGAGGGACGACAGCCCGCCCATCCAGTTCCGCCTGCTGAGCGGCCGCATGAGGGGCCAGGCCTTCCTCACCTTCCCTG ACGTGCagtcagcacaggctgccctgctgctggggaatGGCTACAACCTGCAGGGGAAGCCACTGGTCATTCACTTTGGGAAGAGCAAAGGGCATTTGTCAGAGGCTGACTCTGCCATCCCCTGCTcatctgctggagagaagcctCTTGCCACCTAA